ATGAGTGCCTTGGGGCACGGCGGCGCCAGGTCCCGCCTCCAACCGCGTCTGGAGGTCCTCCAGGGCGTTCATGAGGCTGGAGGCCTCTGGAGGCCTGCGCGCGGGCTCCTTGGCCAGCATGCGCCCGAGCAACTCCTGGAAGGCCGAGGGGAGCTGGGGACACAGCTCGCGCACGGGCACGGGCTCGGTGAAGAGAATCTTGGCCAGGGCGGCCATCAGGTGGGGCGCGGAGAAGGGGGGCCGGCCGGTGAGGCACTCGTAGAGGACACAACCCAGGGAGAAGACGTCGGCGGCGGGGGTGAGCTGCCCCTGGCCCGACACCTGCTCCGGAGCCATGTAGCCCGGAGTGCCGAGCAACATCTGGCTGGCCGTCATCGCGGTGGAGGGCTGCACGTGACGGGCCAGGCCGAAGTCCAGCAGCACCACGTCCTCGGGGTGGGCATGGCGCAGGAAGAGGTTGGAAGGCTTGAGGTCGCGGTGGATGACGCCTTGCTGGTGGGCCGCGGCGAGGGCCTCGGTGGCGCGGCGGAGAAGGGCGAGCGTCTCGTGCAGGCGCAGCGGCTGGTGGGAGAGGCGCTGGGCGAGGGTCTCGCCCTCCAACCACTGCATGGCGAGGAAGGGCAGCCCCTGCTCGGAGTGGCCGTGCGCGACATGGGCGACGATGCCGGGGTGGCGCAGGGCGGAGAGCACCTCGGCCTCGCGGGTGAAGCGCCGAGGAGCATTGGCGTCGGAGGAGGGATGCAGCAGCTTGAGGGCCACGCGCTGGCCGGAGCGGGCGTCGGTGGCGCGATAGACGGTGCCCATGCCGCCGTGGCCCGCGAGAGCTTCCAGGGTGAAGCGGCCGGCGATGACGGTGCCCGCCGGCAACGAGGGGGCCAATGGCGCGGGTGGCTCGGCCGGTGCCTGGCCGATGGGGCGACTGTCCATGAGGGCCGGAGTCTAACAGTCCGCTGATACGGGTGCCCCCGACGGAACCCGCCCGGTGCTTCCACGATTCCAACAGAGTGAGAGGTGGACGATTCCAACGGTTGTACCCGTGGTTCCTGGCTCGTTGAGGACGGGGGTGACATCTTGGATGGCCTCCCAGGATGGGAACGCCGCACCAGGACAGGGGAGGCAATGACCGAGGACATCTCATCCCTCGCCACCGCGTTGCACGCCGCGAGGCACTTCGAGCAGGCCGCGTTCACGACGTTGCGCACGCTGTTGCGGATGGCCGGGCAGGCGCTGGAGGACAGCCGCTTCGCTGGACGGGGCGCGCTGCTGCGCGGAGTGGTGCACTTGCGGCCGGCGGATACCTACAGCCGGCTGATGGCGCTGGAGCGGGAGGCGATGGAGACCCCGTCTCCGGAGGAGGCGGCGCTCTCCCTGGCCAATGAGCCCCAGACGGCGCTGCTGGCCTCCGCTTCCGCCTGGCGCGCGGTGGTGGAGCACGGTTGTGCCGTCTCCATCGACGTGGGACTGGGCACCTTGCTGCCCCACCAGGCATCGGCCCGCGGCCTCTCCAAGTCGTTCCCGGGGGGGTCCTTCACCTCCGAGAGCCAGCAGCGGCTGCTCAGCCGTCAGGCCACACACGTGTGCGTCCTCCCCCTGCGCCTGCCCGGTGGGCGTATCGAGGGGATGATCGCCCTGGAGGCGAGCTGCATGGCGGCGCTCGGCCAGGAGTTCATCTGGTTGGGAGTGGGTCCCCGGCTTCAGCTCGCCGTGGACCTGGCGGCCCCCTTCCTCATGGGCTTGCCACCGCGCCCGGGTGCCATGCTGGAGACGGACGAGTACCTGCCCGTCGTCGGCTCCTCCATGGCCAGCCTGATGGCGGTCCTGCGCGTCTTCGCTCAACAGGAGGAGACGCTCCTCATCAGTGGCCCCACGGGGGCCGGCAAGTCCCGCCTGGCGCGCTGGTGCCACGAGCGCTCCCCGCGCCAGCAACGCCGCTTCGAGAGCCTGGACTTGATGATGATCCCCGAGGAGCTGCAGATGGCGGAGCTCTTCGGCTGGCGCAAGGGGGCCTTCACGGGAGCGGTGCGCGACAACCCCGGGTGTCTGGCACGGGCCGAGGGCGGCACGCTCTTCATCGATGAGATCGACAAGCTGTCTCTCAAGGCCCAGGCGGGCCTGTTGCGTGTGTTGGAGGAGCGCGCCTACCGCACGCTCGGAGACGCCGGGAGCGAGCAGCGGGCCAACGTGCGCTTCATCATCGGCACCAACGCGAACCTGCTCGAGTCGGTCCGCAAGGGCACCTTCCGCGAGGACCTGTACTACCGCATCAACGTCCTGCCCGTGCGGCTCCCACCGCTGGATGAGCGGCGGGACGAGATTGGCCCCTGGTCGCGCTACATGCTGACGCGCCACCACCGGGAGAAGCGTTCGGAGGGGGAGGCGCGTCTGGCTCCGGAAGCCGAGAGATGGCTGGAGCAGGGCTCCTGGCCCGGCAACCTGCGGCAGCTCGACAACCTCATTCGTCGCGCCTACACGCTGGCCCTCGTGGAGCAGGGGAGCACCACCTCGGAGTTGGTGCTGCGCGAGGCCCACATCCGGCAGGCGCTGGCCTACGAAGGAGGAGAGAAGGCCTCGCCCCTGGTGGAGGCGCTGAGCCAGGCCGCGCGGGCCTTCGTGCGGGAGGCGCAGCGGCGGCGGGCTCCGCTCGACATCGACCTGGCCGAGAGCCTGCGGGGCTTCGTGCTGGCCGAGGCGGTGCTGCAGGTGGGGCGGGACGAGGCCTTCCGGCTGCTGGGACGGGAGTCGCTGGTGAAGAGCCGCAACCACCAGAAGGCGCTGAAGCAGGAGCTGAAGAAGGCCGAGGCCCTGTGTCTGGAGTTGGGGCAGTCGGTGCCGCCCGCCCTGGTGCAGGCGGGCGGCGGCGAGCCTTCTTGAGAGACTCAGGGGCCGTTCGGCACGTCGACGCTGGAGCCCGTCGGAATCCGCTTCACGTTCGCCGGGTCGTAGCTGCTGGAAACGTACTTCCGGCCGCCCCACACCTCGTACACCGTCGTGCTCCCGAGCTCGGAGATGAGCGTGCCATCGCGCGGGAGCTCCACGCGCGACACGGAGATTTCCTGCCCACCCGAGAGGGCGACGGTCCAGGCCAGTGAGCCCACGGGAACCATGCGGATGCTGGCACCCGAGACTCCCATGGCCAGCTCCCACTCCGACCAGGCCTGCGGGTTGGGCACCCAGAAGCGGCCGCCGCCCTGGTACACCCAGATGGCGGCCTGGCCCCGCTCGCGCACCACCGCGCCATCGTGGGCCACGTCCTCGCGCACGCGCAGCTCGTCGGTGGCCAGGTCCTTCATGACGAGCGTGTGCCAGAGCGAGCCGCGGGGCACGGTCCTGATGGACGCTTCCGTCAGACCGTTGGCGGCCTTGTAGGCCTCCCACTCCTCGGGATTGGGCACCCAGAAGCGGCCGCCGTCCTGGTACACCCAGATGGCGACCCGGCCCAGCTCGCGCACCACCGTCCCGTTCCGTGGCGACTGCGGTGTGGACGCGATGAAGCCGCGGGGCGCCCAGCGGATGCTCGAATCCGTCAGACCGTGGGCAGCCTTGTAGGCCGCCCACTCCTGGGGATTGGGCACCCAGAAGCGGCCGCCGCCCTGGTACACCCAGATGGCGTTCTGGCCCTGCTCGCGCACCACCGTGCCGTCATTCACGACGACGACGCGGTAGCCGCCCACCGGATGCCAGGAGATGGTGCCGTACTGGAACCGGTTCTCCCACGAGCCATCCGCGGTCTGCTCCGTGTCCGAGAGGGGATAGCCCAGCACGCCTCGCTCCCAGCCGAGCTCCTCCCACTTCGGGCGGATCTGCGAGCGGACGACGTGGGCCCCCGTATCCGGATGCCAGTAGATGGAGCCGCCTTCGTAGTGGCGGTAGCGGCCCCAGTCCTCGGCCATCCCCTCGTCGCTCGTGGAGGCGCCCATCGCCGGGCACCCCTGCGGCGTGAGCCGGCAGAGCACGAGCTCCACGTACTTTCGAGACACCCAACTGCCATACATCCGGGTGATGGAAGAGATATCCCCCTCACTCAACCCATTGCGTTGACCCACGTCCACGCCAGGCGGCAGCGTCTGTTTGACGAGGAACTGCGGCAGCGACCTTCCAGCGGCATCTTTCGCGCTGCATGTCGAGGTGGCCGGGTAGTGCATGATGGAGCCGTAGTCGTAGGCTCCGATGTTCAGGCCGCTGTCCTCCTTGTCATACTGAGCCTTGCAATGGTCCATCGTCGGATCGGTCGAGAAGTTCTCCCACTTCATGGTGATGAAGTCGTCCCGGTCCGACCTGGCTTGCTCGTGGTAGAGGCCCAAC
This is a stretch of genomic DNA from Archangium violaceum. It encodes these proteins:
- a CDS encoding M12 family metallopeptidase; protein product: MSGSVTGRLSRTAVKFGWGALALALHGCIPTGDESPAAQPTTTAQKPRDTVARGSAFLRFGRSHKPQVVNYIVRDGWAITQGDIVLGRVEDVEAESARLREEVARGPRQGGVSAEGLGIQDSDYLWPNGVVTFAFDPSLTDNKRQEVRDAMAHWERRTVIRFSQVEGCGFFGGNCVTFRASTDNRCNSHVGPLFVLGVAFPQDVNVATWCGTGSLIHEIGHALGLYHEQARSDRDDFITMKWENFSTDPTMDHCKAQYDKEDSGLNIGAYDYGSIMHYPATSTCSAKDAAGRSLPQFLVKQTLPPGVDVGQRNGLSEGDISSITRMYGSWVSRKYVELVLCRLTPQGCPAMGASTSDEGMAEDWGRYRHYEGGSIYWHPDTGAHVVRSQIRPKWEELGWERGVLGYPLSDTEQTADGSWENRFQYGTISWHPVGGYRVVVVNDGTVVREQGQNAIWVYQGGGRFWVPNPQEWAAYKAAHGLTDSSIRWAPRGFIASTPQSPRNGTVVRELGRVAIWVYQDGGRFWVPNPEEWEAYKAANGLTEASIRTVPRGSLWHTLVMKDLATDELRVREDVAHDGAVVRERGQAAIWVYQGGGRFWVPNPQAWSEWELAMGVSGASIRMVPVGSLAWTVALSGGQEISVSRVELPRDGTLISELGSTTVYEVWGGRKYVSSSYDPANVKRIPTGSSVDVPNGP
- a CDS encoding sigma-54-dependent transcriptional regulator, producing MTEDISSLATALHAARHFEQAAFTTLRTLLRMAGQALEDSRFAGRGALLRGVVHLRPADTYSRLMALEREAMETPSPEEAALSLANEPQTALLASASAWRAVVEHGCAVSIDVGLGTLLPHQASARGLSKSFPGGSFTSESQQRLLSRQATHVCVLPLRLPGGRIEGMIALEASCMAALGQEFIWLGVGPRLQLAVDLAAPFLMGLPPRPGAMLETDEYLPVVGSSMASLMAVLRVFAQQEETLLISGPTGAGKSRLARWCHERSPRQQRRFESLDLMMIPEELQMAELFGWRKGAFTGAVRDNPGCLARAEGGTLFIDEIDKLSLKAQAGLLRVLEERAYRTLGDAGSEQRANVRFIIGTNANLLESVRKGTFREDLYYRINVLPVRLPPLDERRDEIGPWSRYMLTRHHREKRSEGEARLAPEAERWLEQGSWPGNLRQLDNLIRRAYTLALVEQGSTTSELVLREAHIRQALAYEGGEKASPLVEALSQAARAFVREAQRRRAPLDIDLAESLRGFVLAEAVLQVGRDEAFRLLGRESLVKSRNHQKALKQELKKAEALCLELGQSVPPALVQAGGGEPS